CTCCAGGACGGACCATAGACGTTTGGCGGATCTGCAAGGCAGGCGGCAGGGAAGGCACGcccagcaggggtgggggaggagcccACGGGGATGGGGGCGGGGTGATGGGGTGACGGAGGGGCTAGGGGTAGGTGGGCGGGCCAGGCATGGTCTCGCTTCCTCTACGGCCGGCAGCGACCTTACCTGCCATAAACACCGAGGCTTCCGTCTTTGCACCCTTGGCCCTGAAGGTGTACTTGCCCTCGAGGTCGGGCCCCATACTGAGGAAGTTGAACTTGTGTACCGCACCCTGCTTCAGGACCCGCACGCCAGGATCTGCAGGGGCGAGGGCTAGTCTTGGGTGCGAATGTGTGCCTAGTCGGTCCCTTCGTCCTTCACTCCCATTCCTGGCTCCTGCCTTGGACCTCTTTGCTATCCTCCAGTCGCAAGCCCTCCACCTTCTCATCGCACTAGGAACAGCTCAGCTGGGCTCCCGGTGGCCGCGTTCACGTCGGATATTGCGCTCTTGACAGTGGCCAGTCACTCTGGAGAGAACCGGGTGGGGCTGGGTTATGGTATGCGGTGGAAGGGACTTACGTTACGGGAAAAGGGCTGGTGGCGTCTATCAAAGTCATTTATGATGAGCAGGATGTTTAAAAACgggcatgtgaaaaaaaaaaaaatgggcatgtGGGTAAGGGGTCAGTGAGGGGATTAGGGCTGGTAGGTGGAGTTTGGGGGAAAGTCAGTGGCATTGGGAAATGGTAACCAGGAATTCTGGGAGATGGCTAATGGGGGGCTGATCATCAGAGCATATGGTCAGTGGGAGCTCAGGCTGCTCAGGTGAAGAAGACTAGATGGTGGGATGCAGATGGTCTGCATCTGGGATGCAGAGCTGGGATGTTTAGCTGTGGTTATGCTGGTCGGTGGGATGCCCAGGGTTTATTAGGAGTAGAGGGTGGCCAGGGTCAGTGAGAAATGGCCAGGGATAGTGAGTAGGGCCTGGTCAGGGTCGAGGGGTGTAGGATGATCAGATTTGCTGGGGGTGGTCAGAGTCTCGAAGTAAAAGATGGACAAAGTCAAGGGATTTCAGATAGAGTTCAAAAGATGAAGGATGATCAGGGTCTAGGAGGTAGAAACAGTCAAAATTTGGGATATGGGGGTGGTTAGAGTGGGGAGGTAGAAATAAATCAAGACCTGGAGGAGGGTTGATGTCATGGGGACTGGTGTTCACCCCATGGTAGGAAAGCGGAGGGTCACTCAATGGGGACTGACAGGGTGGGTGTATGCCTTCCATGGTGACCATAGCAGTGCAGTAGTATTCAGTGAGGTCCCCATCCTGCATGGCTACCACAGTGTACTTGCCACCGTCAGTGAGCTGTGCACCCTCAATGAACAGCTCTGCTCGCTTGCCCTCATGGTTCATGCTGTACTTGGAGCTTCACGCCAGCAGCTGCCCATCCTTCTTCCAGTACAAGGTCACATCCTTGGATGTCAGCTCACACTCAAGGCAGGCACGGCTCCTCTCTTTCACATACACATTCTTGAGGGTGCTCGCAAATTTTATAGGGATGCCTATGGACAGACAAACAAATGGTTGCTTCTGCTCCCGACCTCCTACAACCCTTTCCTGCAGCTAGATGCTGCTGTGGTCCTCTTTTTGACCCCAGAAACTACAGGGCCCTGTGACATGAAGCGTGTACCCGACTCACAGAAGTACCCGACAGGGAGATTCCCAGATCTGCTTCTCATTTGCTAGCTGACTCTATGCAGTGTATTCACTTCCTAAATCTGTTTGTTtgcttatatgcaaaacagggcAACAGCTTTTACCTCCTCACAGCACCACAGTCAATATCTCTAATGCCCCCTTGGCTCTTCACCATAACTGCATTGTCTCTCTGGTGTCTGGACCTTTACACTGCTGTTCCTTCTGCTGAGAATGTTCTCTTCTCTTGCCCGTTCTCTGAAAATCGaatgcctttttgtttttcttggtaaAGCTTTGCCATCATCTTATCACATCCTTTCTGACCTTGCAAGGTGGTACCTCTCCTCTGGGTTCCCCACAGCCTCTGTGTCTCCCTCCATCACAGCAATGATTATTCCATGTCACATGTGTCAAGAGTGGTTCACATGTGTGACCTACTGTTATGTGTAACTCTCCAAACTAGCTATAAGAATGTATGTAGTCAAGATGTAATATATGATATGTGCTGTAATGTATGACACTAAAGCCATAAAAGCTAATTTCTTGGCTCATGATCTCCTGGCTGATAGTAAGATCTTAGTGTGTCTTAATTCCTTGCTTAAGaactttttttctaattcatttccATACCTACATCTTCCACCAGACTAGGAGTTAGCAGAGAGGAGAACTCTCTATTTTTCTAGTATCCATCAAAGGACCTTGCAAGGAGGAGATGGATAgatacatggatggatggatagatagatggatggatggatggatggatggagggatggatgccCACTTGGAGGCTGCTGTGGCATTAAGTCCACCACTCAAGCTCTGGCCCAAACCCTCATGGTCAGTAGTGGGCTGGGTCTTCTGAAGcagatctcctgccttggcagagaACTTGCCACCATCACTGAGTCTGGCATCCTGAATCTCAAGTGTGTGGGTCAGACCATCCTAAGACACTGTGATTTCATACTTTTCATCCCTCTTCAGCTCCTTTCCATTGAACTTCCACACAAAGTCAGGCACTTTCTTAGAGAGGCAGATCTCAAACACAGCTGTCTGGCACTCTGTCACCTTCACCGGCTTCATCTTTCCCAGAGGCTCATCTGCAGCAAACAATAGGAAGAGCAGTCCTTGGGCTGCATCCCTGGTCCTTCCTGAGGGGTAGGGTGGTGAAGGGGGGGCATAAAGACTCAGGTATCATTAGCCTCTTGTAGCCCACAGCTGGGGAAAACATACTTCCTTTTTTTCTGCTTGTGAATCTTGGAGTCCCCTTCCATGACATTCACATGGTCTCCTTCCCAATAACATTAACAGTACTTTTAGAAAGAATATGTATCTATGTGACTTTAGgtacatgccaggcactattaAGGCAGGAAGATTCTACTATTCACACAGGAAGATTCTACTACTATTTCCCACtctacagatggaaaaactgaggcaaagagaagTTGAATCACTTGCCCCAAATACACAGCTCGTAAGTGACAGAAGGTGGGATTTGGACTCCAGTAGTTCACCTCCAGAGGCTGTACTCCTGTGCTACATTGCCCCATGGCATTTTATCTCATAGTCCTCTCCATATCCCCATGCTTCTCTCCTCTGTTAACCCCCAACCCCAGGCAATCTGTGCAGGGCCCCACAGTCCTTCTTCCCGTGTCTCCATGGACCCCATACTGGGTTATTGCTTTGCCCTGACCCTGACCATGTCCTCCTTGTGGCCTCTGGTGCCCACACTCATACCCGGCACCGTGAGCTCTGCATTCATCTGCCTGTTGCCCACGGCCAAGCTGTAGAAGCCTGCATCACTCATGTTCACGTTGGTAATGGGCAGCATGTACACGGTGCCCATCTGCTTCACATCATACTTCCCCAGGAAGTACCGGATCCTCAGCGGCTCATTATCCTGCCTCATGGACTAGGTAGAAAAACTGATGAATGGATTTAAGAGGAGATTTCTATTCCATTCCATAAGGCCAGGCTGAGCTGAAAGGAGCCATATCTACCTTTCTAAGATTCTCAAACACAGTCAGAGGCCCTTAACATCTTTCTAGCCTCATTATCTGGCTTGATGGGATCCAGGGTTCCCGCCTTCCCCAAAGCCTGAACTCTTAATATGCATGAGTTCACACTAGATGCTTTCTCTTGGAGGTCCAGATCATCAGTAATCTTCAGGACTATCTAATTCAGCCTTTTCAGATGGGtaggctgaggcacagagaaaggagAGTAATTGTCTCAAATCAAACGCAAACAGGAGGAACACCTAAGAATAaagcccagctcccagcccatTTCAGCCATGTCAGATGGCATCCTTTTGATGGGATGGAAAAGAGGACAGGGCTTATGGGTAATGAGAGGGTCTTGGAAGGAAAGgggtgaagagaaaaaaatggcattcCAATCATATCCCTCCCTGGGTGCTCTCCCCACCTTGACCCACAGCATTTTGACATTGGGGTCCTTCAGCTCCATGATGCAGTCAGAGACCACCGTGGTGTCCACCTTGGCTGTTATGTCTTCCAGGGGTTTCAGAATTCAGATAGCCTGAGGGAGTGTGATATCAAAAAGGCAGGTTCAGAGGCATCTAGAATGTGCCCAGTCTGTGTCCCCAGTCCTGGAGAAGCCCTCTGAGCTTCCAGGGACAAATGACTAGGCTGATTAATTAGATAGCTGCATTCCCCTCCCTCCACATGGAACAACTTGAAGATCGAGGGGGAGATAGACATGataagggaagaaaaaggaacacCATTCGTGGAACAGTTACTGAGTACAGAGGTCCCATTGTATATAGGTCCTCTAATTCTGGTGCAGATGTTTCACAGTGACAagttgattgaatgaatgagtgagaacaaatgaaaacaaatgaaaagggcaaaagtaattttcattttgcagatgaagaaacagatttGGAGAGACCCCCAAGTTCACTCAGTTAATAAGGCagtagaactggacttggaacctAGGTCTGTCAGATTCCAAAGTCGATGCAAATATATTAGGGAGCAGTCAAGAGAAAAGAGGTGGAAGGAAGGCGACCTGAGTTCCTCACTGCCCTGGCAGTACAGAATGCCCTTGACTAGGCATGGGCAGGGTGGGGAGACCTTGCCACCAGGAGTCCCAAAGGCACTAGCACTTTTGGTAAGGCCCAGCCCCCGGCCTGCAGCCCCCGTTCCTCCTGATGGCCACTGACCTCCACCTCCACTTTCTTCATTCCTTTGAGCTTCTTCAGCAGCCCCCAGAAGTCAGTGAAACCATACTCCATGCAGACCTCAAAGTCCTTCTTGGGCACCTTGGAAAAAAATCTTCAGCGTCTCTTTCTCATCTGTCACCTTCTTCTGCCTCTTCTTGGAAGCAGGGGGTCcactggaaggaaggaagtgggtgCCAAGCCTGGCTTTAGTGCCTTTCTCTGAAGACAGAGGGAGGCTCTCCCAACCTTGAGATGCCCCTCCCTACTCCATGGATTCTTAGAGCCTGGGCCATTAACTCAGGGCCCTGTTGAAAAGCCTTCCAGAAGCTCCAGTCTGGAGGGTGGGGGGACCACACCCTGGAAAGAGGAGCCTCCCAGTCTCACCTCTTCTTCAACATCTTTTTGAAATCCAATTTTTCTTGATCtgaggacagagaaagagacagggtCAGACAGGGGAAGTTTGGTCCCCAAGAGGAAAGGCCAGGAGGATTGGACTGGCTCACCCTCAGTCACCAGGAAGGATATGGTGTAGATGGCGTCTGCATGGTCATTGCTTGCAATGTACTTGTAGTTGTCAGAGTCGTCCGAGGTCAGTGACTATAGCTGGATCAGAGTCAGGCCATTagtagggggtgggggaaggaaccACAGGGGGACAGGGtgttttgcggggagggggaagagcTGAGTGCTAGATGTATGTGTGGAGGACTGAGGTGTCTCTATGACTGGGAGGTGCCAGGGAGCAGTCAGTGTGAGTGTGTCTATGAGAAGCCTGATTCCACATTGGATTCTCCCCCTTGGCTGTGAGCTCCAGGAAGGCAAGGACTTCCTCTGAGTTGCAACTTTATCTGCAGTTTCTGGCACTGGGCTGAGTGCTCCTTTATTTAACACAGACTTACTCCTCTGTGTCAGGTATTGGGTTGAGCCCTGAGGAAATAGGGGTGAACAAGGCTGTCTTGGCACCTGTAGAAAGGTGTTTAGATACCAGTGGGTTTCCTGAAAGGGGTTCCTGACTGAATGAGCTTGCGTAAGGAGTGGCTGGCCAGGAGGAGGCTCTGGGGCAGCTTGTGCGTGCTGTGGGTGGTTCTAAGGTCCAATGATGGGTCTTtgggagaggaaggaagcaaTTGGCatgggtggggagaaggggagctCTGTCCCTTTCACAGTGGGAAGTCAGGGCAGATCCAGGAACAGAATTATAGGCCTAGGTCCCTCAGGGATCCATTCCGCCCTTTTCTCAAAGGGTCTGGACCCAGAGGCTGCAGAAGATGCTTAAACCTTAGGATGATCGGCCCTTGGCATTGCTCTTCTGGAATGTTCCCCGGAAGAACCCAGGAATCCTCACCCTCACCTGCACTCTATGACTAGCCCTTCCCTTCGTGCAGATCCCACCTCACCTCAGCCTGGTTCCACCCACCATGGTCTCATTCCCTTCTAGCCACACGCATAGCTTTGGTCTCACGTTCCTTTGGGGCTCATTCACCGGCTGGATCCTCTCTCTTTTCCATCTGGTCCTGCCCCCTCCTTGTTCTGGCAAGGCTCTGCCTTGCCCTGCCCCTAATTTTGGCCCCTTGCTCACTCTGGCAAGGATGCCCTAGCTCCTGACTCGGCCTCTCTTATTCTGCCTCTCCTCTAGGGCATTGAGAGCCCCTTTTCTCATCTCCCAGCTCTTGGGTCTCCGTTGTGGATCTCTTGGCTGTGAGAGGACCTGGGGCCCCTCCTAGGGTCTCGGCCTCCGGCCTTAGGGGTCACTGGCCCTGACACCTTCAACACTGCTCCTTGTTCACGCTGTCATAAGAAGATCTTGGCAGACCCCTTGATGGGCATGCCATTCTCTCTCTCCCAGGAGACGTTGGGTTTGGGGTTCCCCTGTGCCTGGACTCAGAACATGGCTTCATCCCCTGCAGTGGGCACCTATTTTTGCCTCTTAGCCTGGAAGCTGCACCTCTACCTGCTCTCAGCTCTGGGCTGGGGAGAGACCCTTGGCCTGTCTCCTCCAGTGATTGTGTGTTGGGGGGGACAGTGGCAGGGGTGGCAGCAGCAGTGaggggctggggcactgggacAGAAAGGGAAGCTCCCAGGGCCTTGGGGAAACTCGGGGAGGGACGCACCCTCGGGTGAGGCAACCGGCTGAGGCTTCTCCACCAACTCCGGGACGTTTTCACCAGCAGAGATGTTTGAAGCTGAAGAACTCTGTGGAGCTGGAGAACTTCCTCCTCATCACTTCCTCTGTGCCAACAGGCGAGAGAGGTCAGAATGGGCTCCAGGCAGAGCTTAGCCTGGGACCTTTTCTTGAGGGGACGGTGGAGCATTTTAGATCAGTGAGAACTGGAAACGCTTTGGCCAAGAAACGAGGACCTTAGAGCGTCGGTGGGTCATTGTGTTATGGCAAATGCAGACCCCTAGGGGAGCCAAAGCCTCATCCATACCTCAATGGTCAATCTTTACAATCTTTACTGGGTCAAGGTCTTGCGTTCTACTTCCCCCTCTGCCCGCCCCCCCGCTCCCCGGTTTTTTTTAGaaggagatttcttttttatgttttatgggTCTCTTTGGGTTTCTCTCCTGGAAGTTCTGGTCCCCCAGTAACATTAAATAGTGACCAGAGGTCTACAGGCTGCAGCTGGTTTACTGATGGTTTTTATTTGACCTTTCCAATGtttaaacaggcttccctggtggctcagaggataaagcatctgcctgcaatgtgggagacccgggttcgatctgtgggtcgggaagatcccctagagaaggaaatggcaacccactccaatattcttggcctggagaatcccatggatggaggagcctggtgggctacagtccacagggtcgcaagagttggacatgactgagcaacttcactttcctttaatGTTTAAACAAAAAGGAGCCCTACATCTAAAAATTGagagatttcacataaaaattctAATTTCTGGATCCTTAACACTGGATGCATATTCCCACATGGCAACAGGCAGTGGGAGGTGAagagtgactttccctttcaaTGGGCTACATTCTGGGCAGTTCACCTCCGACTgtcttttgcatttatgttccCTGCTGGACGCTATCCGCCAGTGGTTTGCAAGTCTGGCTGCAAATCAGGGTCCTTGGAGATCTTAAAAACACTACCAGATTTAACTGTCTGAGGTGAGACTCacatgtcactttttttttttaactcccctctcctcccacccataCCCTAAGGTGgttctggtgtgccatcaaggctGAGAATCACAAATTATAGTCACTTGAGTTTGCAGCTTCTGGTCTTGAGTCCTGGCTGTTCCACTTACTATGTCTCACTTGGCCCGGGGGAGTTACTGCTTATCTGGCCTTGACCTCTGTGCACAGAGGCTGACTGAAGGAGGGATGACTGGGAGGACAGGTATTCGATATCCTGGTCCCTGGCCATCTTTGAATCACCTTCCTCTGGAGACATGGCTTAAACAATCTGTTCTGTTCTGAGAACATTTCTCAGTTTTCCCTTGGATCTACCCTCCCTTACGTCTGGTCCCCAAGTCTGAATACTTGTAAGTTCAAATCATTTGTTTATGTGTTCATCCTCTCTCCACTGGCAGCACCAAGGCTTCTCTTTCTTAAGTGGAGCAAGGCCAGCATTATTCTTAAGTTGATAAGGCGCTAACTTCTTCCATGCCTTAAATTCTACCATCAGAAATTTGTGCATTTGCCTATGGCTTTGATCTCCAGCAATTAAGAGTTCAATCACTAAAACATATCCATGTGATTGATTTTTCCTAAGCTGTTTTCCTGGAGACAGCATTTGTGGAAAGCATCCGGCTGGCTTAGCTTTATCAAATCACAGATTAGAAGCACAGGTTGGGAGGGTTGTTGGTGGTATCTTGGGCTTCTGAGGGGCCCATTGGTCACAAAGATGGGAGGAAGAAAGGCTGCCTCTACCTAATTCCACCCCCTTACCAGCCATCCCACTCTATTTGCCTCCCACGATCTTGGTTGTCTAGGAGAAGGTCTGCACGTGGGTGGTAGagctggagaactccatggacacaTGCTCCTGAAGCATCTGCTTGTGGTGAATGGTCGTCATGGTGACAAGGTCCTCCCACCTGGGAGGACCAGAGAGGGGATGAGGccgtgaaggacaaggaagggagtgggaggaaggctcagagatgttgtgtgtgtgtgtgtgtgtgtgtgtgtgtgtgtgtgtgtctgtgtgtgcggtGCGCAGGGGGGTAAGGGAAGGGACAGAACAGGtgaacagagagagagatggctGTTTAGAGGGAGGGTGAGGATAGGCTGGGTGGCAAGCCTCTTCCCTCcggcctctcttctcttcccttggtatctccctGGTTGGCTACAAGGACCAATGGGCCTGTCTCTCACTGAGTAACCCCAAACCATTCCAGATCCTTGGAGAGGGGGGAGATAGGGTTTAGACTTACCCAGTGAACCCAGCAAGGCCCAGAGGGAGCTAAGGATACCTTTTGATAGCTACACGGAACTGGCAGGGTGGGGCAGTGCTGGAGGCTTCATCAGGAGGGAATGAAGTCAGACCTGAGAAGGAACTTCCTGACTAAGCCATACTGGAGCTGGCCTTGAAAGGAAACTGGATCTTCTCGCTGGGCCCTGGGGAGCCCTGGCATTGGGGGAATGCTGAGACAAATGACAGCACATTCCTACAGCTCTGCTTTCCTTTCCAATATGATAAAGACAGAGGTTGAGTCTTTATTTCTTGTAATTTTTGAATTGGCAATTCAATCAcatggttaaaaaacaaaacaatagaaaCATCTATGTAAAGAGGCTCCCTCCTTCTCCCAAGGCCCTCCATCTCCCAGCCCTCCACAACAGGTAACCACTTGTGGTCTTTATGCTCCTTCTGGAGCTCTTTCATGCAAATTTGAATATGTTTTTGTCTTCATTCCCCCTTTTTTTACACATAAGGTAGCCTATTATACAAGCCATTCAGCCCTCTTTTTACTTTGTACATCTTGGAGGTCTTTCCATCCCTGTTTATGAAGTTTTCCCAGTCTTGTTAACACCTACACAGAATCCCATCGAATAGATGTACATACCATCTTTTATTTAACCAGAgtggcagttttattttatttatttattttttttctttcttttttttttttttttagcttaaagaacagaaaatttATTTGGACAGAGTTCTAAAAGTAGGAAGTTtaagatcaaggtgtcaacattggtttctttttttttttaaattttttattagttggaggctaattacttcacaacatttcagtgggttttgtcatacattgatatgaatcagccatagatttacacgtattccccatcccaacccccccccctcccacctccctctccacccgactcctctgggtcttcccagtgcaccaggcccgagcacttgtctcatgcatcccacctgggctggtgatctgtttcaccatagatagtatacatgttgttcttttgaaacatcccaccctcaccttctcccacagagttcaaaagtctgttctgtatttctgtgtctctttttctgttttgcatatagggttatcgttaccatctttctagattccatatacatgtgttagtgtgctgtaatgttctttatctttctggctgacttcacAGAGTGgcagttttaatatttattttatttatttggctgtgctgggtctcagttgcaccacatggtatctttaatttttgtcgtggcatgtgggaatctttaGGTACAAGATATTGTCAGTCGCTCAGaaatgtccaactccttgtgaccccatggactacagcccatcaggctcctctgtccatgggattctccacaagaatactggaatgggttgccatttccttcgccacaGAGTGGCAGTTTTTAAACCCCAATTTTTTGTATATGAGAAACTGACATCTGAGAAATAACCTGTCCAAGGTCACTTGGACTAGAATTCTGGCCCCTTGACTCCCAGTCCAGTGCCCTTCTCGAGGACCTCAAAGCCTTCTTCCAGGCCAGAAGGTTTGGGGCTAAACTTCGCCCCTTCATCTGATGACATCTCTCTACCTGGGCCCTCCAGGTTTGGAGATGTCTCCCCAGCTCCAGCTCCTGCTGTCCCCCTCTGGGCTCAGAAAGCAGAGCCCCTTTTCTCAGGGAAGAGGGAAGCCTTACCTTCGCATCACCAGTCCCTTCTAACCCTGAAGGCTATGCCCACCCTCCGGCTTTGGAGACCCAGCTGGTGCCTGGGCTGTAGACTGACCAGTCTCCTTCTTCTTTTGTCCCAGCAATGTGGCCAGCAGGAGTCACTGGTTCCTTAAATGTCTGGCCCCCTGGGGGCGATCCCTTACTCAGGCTCCGCAGCTTCCCCAGCCAGCTGGCACACTGCTTTGGGGGGTAGCTGGGGCCAGGGCTGGAGGAGGTGCAGGGCTCTGGGCAGGCAGGTGGCCGAGCATGGTGGTCTCGGGGTACTTTTTCTGTTCCTTTGTGCAGAGGTTTGTGCTCTCACGCTGCTGGGCGGGACCTCTCTGAGCTGAGGGGCTCAGGGAAGTGTGTGTGCCCAATAGTGTGCCCAAAGCAACAGGTCTGTGTTTTCCAGAGACCAAGAGTGAGTGACTAGGGAAGAGTCCAGGGAGCACCGTTCATGCCGTGCTCTGCCCTTGGTGCCTGCACAACCTGAGTGGCCTCACGGGGCCACCcctgggagagaaggggaaatgtcagctcttcctccccatcccactcttgCTGCTCAACCCCCTGATCTGGGCGGAGGGGTAGGAGGGCCCATCCTCTTGTTGGAGGGTAGTTGGAGAGCAGGCCCCCTTCTCTGGGACCTCCGTCTAAGCCACTCCCCTGTTCTTTCCTCATTGTCTGCAGTAAATTTACAGCCCAGACCCATGACCAGCCCACTCAAGGCTCTGCGACCTTGTAAGGACCTGCTGGCTGGCCAACAGTCCTGCCCTGGACTCCCTCTTGCCCTGGGGTGACCCACACTTGTCAGCAAGGACAGGACAGAGCTACATTTGCTGCATCCCTGGGGGCTGGGGTAAGAATAGAGGGGGAGTGTCTGGAAGGCATAAGATCTTGGTCTAGGCGCAGATTCTCCAGGTTCCTTGGGCGGGACTACTCTCAGCCCAGGCCTTACAAGGCAAATTGCCGGCCTGCAGCTGCTGTTGGGACCTGCAGGGCAAATAAGTGGGCTGGCCAACAGGGAGGGGCCTGTGTAGTCTGAAGGTCCCCCTGCTCTGGCCTTGGCATCTCTGGCCCCTCTGTCGAAGCTGGTGGCCTGCCAGCcacttttccttccaagaaagCCTCCAACATCTGTCCTTGTGGCTCCACAGGGCCCCTAGCTCCTGGCTGGGTGGGAGGGCGCTGGTGTGTGAGAATTGTGCTCAGTGAGTGGACTTAGGAATTTCAAATCTGGATTCAGGCCACCTCCCAACCTCCACAAGGGGGCACTAGGGATCTCAAGGGCCTGGGtggctgggggtgtgtgtgtgtgtggtgggggggtggggtggtgtgtGCACCCATGCAGATCTGTAGTAGTAGGAGGGGCAGGAAGATGGGGGTACAGGGAGGCAGGGAGTGGAGGGGAGGGTCAATCACAGACCCAGGAGGCAgggagtggaggggaggggcAATCACACAGACCCAGGAGGCTGGTTTTGCTCAAAATGCT
Above is a genomic segment from Cervus elaphus chromosome 2, mCerEla1.1, whole genome shotgun sequence containing:
- the IGSF22 gene encoding LOW QUALITY PROTEIN: immunoglobulin superfamily member 22 (The sequence of the model RefSeq protein was modified relative to this genomic sequence to represent the inferred CDS: inserted 10 bases in 7 codons; deleted 2 bases in 2 codons; substituted 8 bases at 8 genomic stop codons), with the protein product MTTIHHKQMLQEHVSMEFSSSTTHVQTFSXTTKIVGEEVMRRKFSSSTEFFSXSNISAGENVPELVEKPQPVASPEGDEAMFXVQAQGNPKPNVSWERENGMPIKGSAKIFLXQREQGAVLKLXSLTSDDSDNYKYIASNDHADAIYTISFLVTEDQEKLDFKKMLKKSGPPASKKRQKKVTDEKETLKIFSKVPKKDFEVCMEYGFTDFWGLLKKLKGMKKVEVEAIXILKPLEDITAKVDTTVVSDCIMELKDPNVKMLWVKDNEPLRIRYFLGKYDVKQMGTVYMLPITNVNMSDAGFYSLAVGNRQMNAELTVPDEPLGKMKPVKVTECQTAVFEICLSKKVPDFVWKFNGKELKRDEKYEITVSXDGLTHTLEIQDARLSDGGKFSAKAGDLLQKTQPTTDHEGIPIKFASTLKNVYVKERSRACLECELTSKDVTLYWKKDGQLLAXSSKYSMNHEGKRAELFIEGAQLTDGGKYTVVAMQDGDLTEYYCTAMVTMEEXLATVKSAISDVNAATGSPAELFLVXDEKVEGLRLEDSKEVQDPGVRVLKQGAVHKFNFLSMGPDLEGKYTFRAKGAKTEASVFMADPPNVYXSVLEALAAHPVTVRVSHTANIKVPFREKPLPRETWYKEGTEMTXEERASVERGDDQALLAISKCLRQRRLVQDLHMSDSSNTSISLAWREPAGGDPPSGYILEMRAEDTMEWSKATEIPIXGTCYTAGGLTEGQKYFFRIXGVNEAVVGEAVKLDERVCAMPPPAAPKFDLSAWLKSHVVVCAGTALCIHASFSGSPPPNVIWLKDGIPTKGQEIITKSKNRPQFLINSSKCSDSGVYRIELQNVSREVYHDFHVRVADFRRPPTNLQLFEEVINTVTLTWNHSSDLQEGGEAHYAIVERDASTATWFTTVDSVFSNKYTVKXLAPRRKYFFRVLAQNEAVTPMIPAWLVNNKDKIEDLSAKLKPYQQKDWRHVPRFLTPLKPHMVLRGQDCTVTRAFLGNPQPTVTLCKGQSTACWWRTAGQGRRQLQAHRPWVIHTDKYFLCSFKDDKSILASVTESLQKKLKHLK